Proteins encoded by one window of Martelella endophytica:
- a CDS encoding response regulator transcription factor translates to MTNPTIRILIVDDEVPIRKLLRVGLSVEGYKVVEAMNAREATESVAAGEPDLIILDLGLPDMPGHDLLAKWRNEGVELPIIILSSRTDEAGIVRALELGADDYVTKPFGTKELAARIRVALRHKLQQQGERPVFQTGALSVDLVKRIVRVGEKEIKLSPKEYDILRVLVQHAGKVITHRHLLEAVWGGSADVQYLRVYVRQLRQKIELSPDEPQYITTETGVGYRLREAD, encoded by the coding sequence ATGACCAATCCAACCATCCGGATACTCATCGTCGACGATGAAGTGCCGATCCGCAAACTGCTGCGCGTCGGTCTGTCGGTCGAAGGCTACAAGGTCGTCGAAGCGATGAATGCCAGGGAGGCGACGGAGAGCGTCGCCGCAGGCGAGCCCGACCTGATCATCCTGGACCTCGGCCTTCCCGATATGCCAGGACATGACCTCCTGGCCAAGTGGCGCAACGAAGGCGTCGAACTGCCGATCATCATCCTATCGAGCCGGACGGACGAAGCCGGCATCGTCAGGGCGCTGGAACTCGGCGCCGACGACTATGTCACCAAGCCCTTCGGCACCAAGGAACTGGCGGCGCGCATCCGCGTCGCCTTGCGTCACAAGCTCCAGCAACAGGGCGAACGTCCGGTCTTCCAGACCGGCGCGCTCTCCGTCGATCTCGTCAAGCGGATCGTCAGGGTCGGCGAAAAGGAGATCAAGCTGTCGCCGAAGGAATACGACATCCTGCGCGTTCTCGTGCAACACGCCGGCAAGGTCATCACCCATCGGCACTTGCTCGAGGCGGTCTGGGGCGGCTCCGCCGACGTCCAGTATCTCCGCGTCTATGTCCGGCAGCTTCGACAGAAGATCGAGCTGAGCCCGGACGAGCCGCAATACATCACGACGGAAACGGGCGTCGGTTACCGGCTGCGCGAAGCCGACTGA
- a CDS encoding PTS sugar transporter subunit IIA: MKISEVMRPDDVLIDVSAASKANLLQLMSNRGAQVLGADRSDIVGALEHREKLGSTGFGAGIAIPHAPVEGVAAPFALLIRLARPIAFEAIDDRPVDVICLILTPPGDQAEYLKLLSTISRKLRSSETLKTIRSATDAGQIYAAIAMCED, encoded by the coding sequence ATGAAAATCTCCGAAGTCATGCGGCCGGACGATGTCCTGATCGATGTATCTGCCGCCTCCAAAGCCAACCTGCTGCAGCTGATGTCCAATCGGGGGGCACAGGTCCTTGGCGCTGATCGATCGGACATTGTTGGCGCGTTGGAGCATCGCGAGAAGCTGGGATCAACAGGTTTCGGCGCCGGGATCGCCATTCCTCACGCGCCGGTTGAAGGCGTAGCCGCGCCGTTTGCGCTCCTGATCCGGCTTGCGAGGCCGATCGCGTTTGAAGCGATCGACGATCGACCCGTGGATGTCATTTGTCTGATCCTCACGCCGCCCGGCGACCAGGCGGAGTACCTGAAGCTTCTATCGACGATATCCCGCAAATTGCGGTCTTCCGAAACACTCAAGACCATCAGATCCGCCACCGACGCCGGGCAGATCTACGCCGCGATCGCGATGTGCGAAGACTGA
- a CDS encoding autotransporter outer membrane beta-barrel domain-containing protein — protein sequence MPDNRLSSSSFRHSASTLIIAICLCSTIAEAHDYRGQYGTLHVYNRGNNGQDYRYSFFGSSTFPTNGERPSDIYDRNFGTMGEAGQTGAQIKLESVGGNGGRGDPPTSSFGYNVNSYSGGDGSAVDFYQHGTIVTLSRNQSSATPLILLSSTGGNGADGERNYYAVSTGGLGGNGSEVKLGIHSPTTVRGDRYAIAKLVSRGGNGGRETKHSGDARGGNGGNVKATITSLVETDGRNAPALILLSAGGEGGSSDKWRREHFSITAAFGGDAGAVDFSNSGNITTKGSASTAVVLQSVGGKGGSALGEDVNGGRGGDAGNVSATNAGKINTLGAFSFGIVAQSVSGSGGNGRGGTVFSADGGASGLAGSVDVDNAGTILTLGDGSTAIVAQSIGGGDPMNAFDSTAGLYVRGGGGDGGGAGFLSFLGGGAASGGNGGAGNTVRVSNTGTIRTEGIAANGIQAQSIGGDGGDGGASKNYSFLLSVAIGGSGGNGGDGGTVTVGNLRDARQQTSARGSIVTLDEASFAILAQSIGGGGGAGGAASSNSAGILPSISIAVGGSGGGGGAGGAVNVGNVSDLVTYGDSAIALFAQSIGGGGGTGGRADASSVAISAEMIPAISLPVSVGGSGGDGGSGGTVTLVNRGAITTAGADSSAIAAQSVGGGGGDAGDASSYALAAQLKDAPAVDVSVAVGGSGGGGGQGGNVAVTNYGSLATLGSNATAIIARSVGGGGGNGGDSDSVGDLISYFNSVSVSTAVGGSGGGGGNGGTVGVENEGTISTARNFAYAIDASSVGGGGGNGGSADAASGSGISADWFVDYGLDKYLDLLGLEGDFISTNVAVGGAGGDGGDGGRVSVSNRGSISTLGSNASAIVVRSIGGGGGDGGGFQGSGDTAISVNVSVGGSGGGGGSGGAITAGNTGSVTTEGAGSHGIFAQSVGGGGGNGGSFTGEKRHSYSLSDISSVDGALSIVTEAFSEASTISKLIDKDSKSTKFLGKAKELSAAVSEIYEIHETIDRMDNAEVTADLFKVTAIAATTYLKVMKAEALESFQKKLKTSLLGYDEDFDLIDASVNVGVGGSGGRGGRGGDIAATNDESAIISTAGSNAYGMFAQSIGGGGGAGGTAYASGTQKLNVTVAVGGSGGDGGDGGRVAASNAGAILTEGDGSYGMWAQSVGGGGGVGGASSSDNALSIAVGVTVGGNEGAQGHGGKVTVNNTGSVHTSGASSHAIVAQSIGGGGGAFYVNLDDAASSVTQQSVAEELGELDAALAALNDADNVSADVAKRIRETKTLISDLAFETQQAASVLPDAGTATYDSSTNLLPVLSKVTVTVGGDGGASGHGGDIDLVNEGKVSTEGDSALGIFAQTIGGGGGFGKNATSGGSVIIVNDLSFGGDGASSGNGGNIKLTLGDRSVITTAGTASHAIFAQTVGGGGGYGGIGTTNGVYGAYKNEGFVGDTGSIGDGGAIDIAMSGAEPGMAITTTGEQSHGIWAQSLGGGGGALTVLNALGAAPGAAPDASSSKERFESKGRGGAITIDTVGSISATGEDSYGIYAQSGFQETSGILDQKTSKGGSISITHNGVLTGGTGSGAALFIEGGTESNTINFGRNAIVSAGSGVAIKGTYGNETIYNRGTIIGNIEVNGGRAKERNFFYNETGATYRSAANGIVDLGTSSGHFFYNSGVFDVGGTENVTSTMVDGNLVVRSGGSLLVDLLRDDSDQYSADMVTSTRDIKFQSGGGVDPHVVGKLLPGDTFKIAKAMGTLVGSPVTIKDGSPIRWKYSGGSDGALSATATSATFLASAPRQLTPTEASMLDALQRAWDQSDGDAAYAFGAIANADTRGDYDEAIDSLSPESTMQDAAAMTLSSQLSLSSALSCPTFLGDGTMVVESACVWGKVGTRRSETGDSGKSDGFVDHDQTWRVGAQWEIGDNWYLGGTLGYTNSWGNSADQFTKTSANSGDAALALKHQSGGWLFAGAAQIGYAGNEITNTFDIGDDVWTSSASPNVFTAGLRARAAYEFSFSDWYLRPLVDLDLVYTHMSDYQLNGTILNMAVSGIDQWTFAAHPAIETGARFDLGQSSWLRPYSSVGLTYQSNDGIATDVTAYYRGQKAFDFTSTAAMPDTLLDVTAGLQFMANDKYELRGEYRGQFAENFRSQEATLRFSMQF from the coding sequence GTGCCCGACAATCGTCTCTCCTCATCGTCATTTCGTCACAGTGCCAGCACGCTGATCATCGCAATTTGCTTGTGTTCAACTATTGCCGAGGCCCACGATTATCGTGGGCAATACGGAACATTGCACGTCTACAATCGCGGGAACAACGGACAAGACTACAGATACAGCTTCTTCGGCTCCAGTACATTTCCAACCAACGGCGAACGCCCCTCCGACATCTATGACCGCAATTTCGGCACGATGGGCGAGGCTGGACAAACCGGCGCGCAGATCAAGCTGGAATCGGTCGGTGGAAATGGTGGCAGGGGAGATCCGCCGACCAGTTCGTTCGGTTACAACGTGAACTCCTACTCCGGCGGTGATGGAAGCGCGGTCGATTTCTACCAGCATGGAACGATCGTCACGCTTTCCCGCAATCAGAGTTCCGCCACACCCTTGATTCTTCTGAGTTCAACAGGTGGTAACGGAGCGGATGGTGAGCGCAACTATTATGCTGTTTCGACAGGCGGGCTCGGCGGCAATGGCTCTGAAGTCAAACTTGGGATCCATTCACCGACGACAGTGCGCGGCGACCGATATGCTATTGCCAAACTTGTCTCCAGAGGTGGAAACGGCGGAAGAGAGACGAAGCATTCTGGCGACGCGCGGGGTGGCAATGGTGGAAACGTGAAAGCCACCATAACCTCGTTGGTCGAGACAGACGGGCGGAACGCGCCCGCACTGATATTGCTGTCTGCCGGCGGCGAAGGTGGTTCAAGCGACAAATGGAGGAGAGAGCATTTCTCGATAACCGCGGCGTTCGGCGGCGATGCGGGCGCTGTGGACTTCAGCAATAGTGGCAATATCACCACAAAGGGAAGCGCTTCGACGGCTGTCGTGCTGCAAAGCGTCGGCGGCAAGGGCGGCTCCGCCCTTGGGGAGGACGTAAACGGCGGCCGCGGTGGCGATGCAGGCAATGTCTCGGCCACCAACGCGGGTAAGATCAACACGCTCGGCGCGTTTTCTTTCGGAATTGTTGCGCAGTCGGTGTCGGGTTCAGGCGGGAACGGTCGCGGCGGCACGGTCTTCAGCGCGGATGGCGGCGCTTCCGGCCTTGCCGGCAGCGTCGACGTCGACAATGCAGGCACAATCCTCACCTTGGGCGATGGCTCAACGGCAATCGTCGCGCAGTCAATCGGTGGCGGCGATCCTATGAATGCGTTCGATTCCACCGCCGGCCTTTACGTGCGCGGCGGCGGCGGCGATGGCGGTGGCGCCGGCTTTCTTTCGTTTCTCGGTGGTGGAGCCGCCAGCGGCGGAAATGGCGGCGCGGGCAATACCGTCAGGGTCTCGAATACCGGAACGATCAGGACCGAAGGGATCGCCGCCAACGGCATTCAGGCGCAGTCCATCGGTGGCGACGGGGGGGACGGAGGCGCCTCGAAAAACTATTCATTCCTTCTATCGGTGGCGATTGGCGGCAGCGGAGGCAACGGTGGCGATGGCGGAACGGTCACGGTCGGCAATCTTCGGGATGCCAGACAGCAAACGAGTGCGCGCGGATCAATCGTGACCCTGGATGAGGCATCTTTCGCAATCCTGGCTCAGAGCATTGGCGGGGGCGGCGGCGCTGGCGGGGCGGCGTCCTCGAACAGCGCGGGAATCCTTCCCTCAATCAGCATTGCAGTCGGCGGTTCGGGTGGGGGCGGCGGGGCTGGCGGAGCGGTCAATGTCGGTAATGTCTCCGACCTGGTCACCTATGGCGATTCAGCGATCGCGCTTTTTGCCCAGAGCATCGGCGGGGGCGGCGGCACAGGTGGTAGAGCCGATGCATCTTCGGTGGCGATCTCGGCAGAAATGATTCCTGCCATATCGCTCCCCGTTTCTGTTGGCGGATCCGGTGGAGATGGCGGTTCTGGCGGTACGGTCACGCTCGTCAACCGCGGTGCGATCACGACAGCCGGGGCCGATTCATCGGCGATTGCCGCGCAAAGCGTTGGCGGCGGCGGTGGCGATGCAGGCGATGCGTCGTCATATGCGCTGGCCGCGCAGTTGAAGGACGCGCCTGCCGTGGATGTCAGCGTTGCTGTCGGCGGCTCAGGCGGCGGCGGTGGTCAAGGCGGCAATGTTGCTGTCACGAATTACGGTTCGCTGGCGACATTAGGATCGAACGCCACGGCGATCATTGCCCGCAGCGTTGGCGGCGGTGGCGGCAATGGCGGCGATTCCGATTCGGTCGGCGATCTGATCAGTTATTTCAACAGTGTGTCGGTCTCCACCGCGGTCGGCGGCTCGGGCGGCGGCGGCGGCAATGGCGGGACCGTCGGCGTCGAGAACGAAGGTACGATCTCCACGGCCAGAAACTTTGCCTATGCGATCGATGCGAGCAGCGTCGGCGGCGGTGGCGGCAATGGCGGATCGGCGGACGCGGCGTCCGGCTCCGGTATTTCCGCCGACTGGTTCGTCGATTACGGGCTGGACAAATATCTCGATCTTCTCGGTCTGGAAGGTGACTTCATCTCGACCAATGTCGCGGTTGGCGGCGCCGGTGGCGACGGCGGCGATGGCGGCCGGGTTTCCGTGTCAAATCGCGGTTCGATTTCCACGCTTGGCAGCAATGCGAGTGCGATTGTTGTCCGTTCCATCGGCGGCGGCGGCGGCGATGGTGGCGGCTTCCAGGGCAGCGGCGATACGGCGATTTCCGTCAATGTATCCGTTGGGGGATCGGGCGGCGGCGGCGGCTCGGGCGGGGCGATAACCGCCGGCAATACCGGCTCCGTGACAACCGAGGGGGCGGGTTCGCACGGTATCTTTGCCCAGTCCGTCGGCGGTGGTGGCGGCAATGGCGGTTCGTTTACCGGCGAGAAACGTCATTCCTATTCCCTCTCCGATATTTCCAGCGTCGATGGGGCGCTCTCGATTGTGACCGAGGCGTTTTCGGAAGCGTCGACGATTTCCAAGCTGATCGATAAAGACAGCAAGTCTACAAAGTTTCTGGGTAAAGCGAAGGAATTGAGCGCCGCGGTCAGCGAAATCTACGAGATCCACGAGACCATTGACCGGATGGACAATGCCGAGGTAACCGCCGACCTCTTCAAGGTCACAGCCATCGCCGCCACAACCTATCTGAAGGTGATGAAGGCGGAGGCCCTGGAAAGTTTCCAGAAGAAGCTCAAAACCTCGTTGCTCGGTTACGATGAAGACTTCGATTTGATCGACGCCTCCGTGAATGTCGGCGTTGGCGGTTCCGGCGGCAGGGGCGGACGAGGCGGAGATATCGCCGCGACGAACGACGAAAGCGCGATCATTTCGACAGCGGGCAGCAACGCCTATGGCATGTTCGCCCAGTCGATCGGCGGTGGCGGTGGCGCCGGAGGAACTGCCTATGCAAGCGGCACGCAGAAGCTCAATGTAACGGTTGCCGTTGGCGGATCGGGCGGCGATGGCGGCGATGGCGGTCGCGTTGCCGCGAGCAATGCAGGCGCGATTCTCACCGAGGGCGACGGCTCCTATGGCATGTGGGCGCAGTCCGTGGGCGGCGGCGGCGGCGTTGGGGGCGCATCGTCCTCCGATAACGCGCTGAGCATAGCGGTGGGCGTGACGGTTGGAGGTAACGAGGGCGCGCAGGGCCACGGCGGCAAGGTTACGGTGAACAATACCGGCTCGGTCCATACCTCGGGCGCTTCCTCTCACGCTATTGTCGCGCAATCCATTGGGGGTGGCGGCGGCGCGTTTTATGTCAATCTCGATGATGCGGCATCCTCCGTTACGCAGCAAAGCGTCGCTGAGGAACTTGGTGAACTCGACGCTGCGCTCGCCGCGCTGAACGACGCGGACAATGTTTCGGCGGACGTTGCAAAACGCATCCGGGAAACCAAAACGCTGATCTCGGATCTTGCGTTCGAGACGCAGCAGGCAGCTAGCGTCCTGCCCGATGCCGGAACGGCGACATATGATTCTTCGACGAACCTGCTTCCGGTTTTGTCGAAAGTGACCGTCACGGTGGGAGGCGATGGCGGTGCGTCCGGCCATGGCGGCGACATCGATCTTGTCAACGAAGGCAAGGTCTCGACCGAGGGCGACAGCGCGTTGGGGATATTCGCGCAGACGATCGGTGGGGGCGGCGGGTTTGGCAAGAACGCAACCAGCGGCGGCAGTGTCATCATTGTGAATGACCTCAGCTTCGGCGGCGATGGCGCCTCGTCCGGAAACGGGGGCAATATCAAGCTGACACTTGGCGATCGCAGTGTGATCACAACTGCGGGCACCGCCTCCCATGCTATCTTCGCCCAGACTGTGGGCGGTGGCGGTGGCTATGGCGGCATCGGCACGACCAACGGCGTTTACGGTGCGTACAAGAATGAAGGTTTTGTCGGAGATACCGGTTCGATAGGCGACGGCGGCGCGATCGACATTGCGATGTCAGGCGCCGAACCCGGAATGGCGATCACGACGACGGGCGAGCAGTCCCACGGCATATGGGCGCAATCGCTCGGCGGCGGTGGCGGCGCCCTTACCGTTCTCAATGCGCTTGGCGCAGCACCGGGCGCTGCTCCCGATGCCTCATCGAGCAAAGAACGCTTTGAATCCAAGGGCAGGGGTGGCGCGATCACGATCGATACGGTCGGGAGCATTTCAGCGACAGGCGAGGATTCCTACGGTATTTACGCCCAGAGCGGCTTTCAGGAAACGAGCGGCATTCTGGATCAGAAGACCAGCAAAGGCGGGTCCATCTCGATCACCCATAACGGGGTTCTGACCGGCGGCACGGGTAGCGGCGCTGCTCTCTTCATCGAAGGCGGAACGGAGAGCAACACGATCAATTTCGGACGCAACGCTATCGTCAGCGCCGGCTCAGGCGTTGCGATCAAAGGAACCTACGGCAACGAAACGATCTACAATCGCGGTACAATTATCGGTAATATCGAGGTTAATGGCGGCCGCGCGAAGGAGCGCAACTTTTTCTACAACGAGACCGGCGCGACGTATCGTTCCGCTGCAAACGGGATCGTCGACCTTGGAACAAGTTCGGGGCATTTTTTCTATAATTCAGGGGTTTTCGACGTCGGCGGAACGGAGAACGTCACGTCGACCATGGTTGACGGCAATCTGGTCGTCCGCTCGGGCGGCAGCCTTCTCGTAGACTTGCTGCGTGACGACAGCGATCAATACAGCGCCGATATGGTCACCTCGACTCGCGACATAAAGTTCCAGAGCGGCGGCGGCGTCGATCCCCATGTCGTCGGCAAGCTGCTTCCCGGTGACACTTTTAAGATCGCCAAGGCGATGGGTACACTGGTCGGCTCGCCGGTGACGATCAAGGATGGCTCTCCTATAAGATGGAAGTACTCCGGCGGTTCGGACGGGGCGCTTTCAGCGACGGCGACGAGCGCAACCTTCCTTGCCTCGGCGCCGCGACAGTTGACGCCCACGGAAGCATCGATGCTCGACGCGCTCCAGCGTGCATGGGATCAATCCGACGGGGATGCGGCCTACGCATTTGGCGCGATCGCCAATGCGGACACGAGGGGCGACTACGACGAGGCGATCGACAGCCTTTCGCCGGAGAGCACCATGCAGGATGCGGCGGCGATGACGCTTTCAAGCCAGTTGTCCCTGTCTTCGGCGTTGAGTTGCCCGACCTTCCTTGGCGATGGAACCATGGTTGTTGAAAGCGCCTGCGTTTGGGGCAAGGTCGGTACGCGCCGTTCCGAGACGGGCGATTCCGGAAAGAGCGACGGTTTCGTTGATCATGACCAGACTTGGCGCGTGGGTGCGCAATGGGAAATCGGGGACAATTGGTATCTCGGCGGAACACTCGGCTACACCAATTCCTGGGGCAACAGCGCCGATCAATTCACGAAAACCAGCGCAAACAGCGGCGATGCCGCGCTTGCGCTGAAGCATCAGTCCGGTGGATGGCTGTTCGCCGGTGCGGCGCAAATCGGCTATGCCGGCAATGAGATAACCAATACATTCGACATAGGCGATGACGTCTGGACGAGTTCGGCCTCGCCGAACGTCTTCACCGCCGGTCTGCGCGCCCGCGCGGCCTACGAGTTTTCGTTCTCGGACTGGTATCTGCGTCCGCTCGTGGACCTCGATCTCGTTTATACCCATATGTCGGACTACCAGTTGAATGGCACGATCCTGAACATGGCGGTCAGCGGCATCGATCAATGGACCTTTGCCGCCCATCCGGCGATCGAAACGGGCGCGCGGTTCGATCTCGGCCAAAGCAGCTGGCTGCGGCCTTATTCCTCCGTCGGATTAACCTATCAGTCCAACGATGGCATCGCTACGGATGTAACGGCTTATTATCGCGGCCAGAAAGCCTTCGATTTTACTTCAACGGCAGCAATGCCAGACACCCTGCTTGATGTGACCGCTGGACTGCAGTTCATGGCCAATGACAAGTACGAGCTTCGCGGTGAGTATCGGGGCCAATTTGCGGAAAACTTCCGGAGCCAGGAAGCGACGCTGAGATTTTCCATGCAATTTTAA
- a CDS encoding SGNH/GDSL hydrolase family protein: MSIESQRHVPAILPRSGRVALIGTSLVQQNHWADARNIQTSARGWMSWAEVLSGGRFRTPVFHDPRVIPGWEPSGQPGRTRGFSGFNFGVSGQKAIEIERRLDRVLAADFDIIIVDAGTNDMMVETKETILAIRERICRRLLDAGKTVLLLPVLARGTEKWVAGSAPRAKAHWINRMGLAFADAHVNCHVLDWNEAWVDPMSPDGSPRDGYSNDGTHFSILGGYHVGKWLAGRLQQILPPLPVSLHSRDDRYDPVDNPLGCLFPNPFLDGEGSSGKCVSLEGSIMPAGLCRRNDGSGNWQRLAVGVGEGRVVFDTPQSLSAGTWVEAACQVEVSASSCWRQISLELVDPSETGLTATAMAPPAESFPFLYPTETWTGVLRTPPIRMAASGDRVRLTLRTRLADGQGDAALKVSAVELRPVLSPLLSSGV, encoded by the coding sequence ATGTCGATTGAGAGCCAAAGGCATGTCCCTGCAATCCTTCCACGAAGTGGGAGGGTTGCCCTGATCGGCACCTCGTTGGTGCAGCAGAATCATTGGGCCGATGCACGCAATATCCAGACCTCGGCGCGCGGCTGGATGAGCTGGGCGGAGGTTCTGTCCGGCGGTCGCTTCCGGACGCCGGTGTTTCATGACCCGCGGGTGATCCCCGGTTGGGAACCGAGCGGCCAGCCCGGAAGAACGCGCGGATTCTCCGGGTTCAATTTCGGCGTCTCCGGACAAAAAGCGATCGAGATCGAGCGCCGGCTGGACCGGGTTTTGGCCGCCGATTTCGACATCATCATCGTCGACGCCGGCACCAACGACATGATGGTCGAAACCAAGGAAACCATCCTTGCCATCCGCGAACGCATCTGCCGCCGCCTGCTCGATGCCGGAAAGACCGTTCTGCTTCTGCCGGTCCTCGCGCGGGGAACCGAGAAGTGGGTTGCCGGCAGCGCGCCGCGGGCCAAGGCGCACTGGATCAATCGCATGGGCCTCGCCTTTGCGGACGCGCACGTCAATTGCCACGTGCTCGACTGGAACGAAGCGTGGGTTGACCCGATGAGCCCCGACGGCTCTCCTCGGGACGGATATTCCAACGACGGAACGCATTTCTCGATTCTGGGGGGCTACCATGTCGGCAAGTGGCTGGCAGGCCGGCTACAACAGATCCTGCCTCCGCTGCCCGTATCGCTTCATTCCCGGGATGACCGTTACGATCCGGTTGACAATCCTCTGGGTTGTCTCTTCCCCAACCCGTTTCTGGACGGAGAGGGCAGCAGCGGCAAATGCGTATCGCTTGAGGGAAGCATCATGCCTGCGGGTCTGTGCCGGCGCAATGACGGCTCTGGAAACTGGCAGCGCCTCGCGGTCGGTGTCGGGGAGGGCAGAGTTGTTTTTGACACACCCCAGTCATTGAGTGCGGGTACGTGGGTCGAGGCCGCATGCCAGGTGGAAGTCTCGGCCAGTTCCTGCTGGCGTCAGATTTCACTGGAACTGGTCGACCCGTCGGAAACGGGTCTGACGGCGACGGCGATGGCCCCTCCGGCCGAGAGCTTCCCGTTCCTTTATCCGACCGAAACATGGACCGGGGTCTTGCGGACCCCGCCAATCCGGATGGCCGCGAGTGGTGACCGTGTACGGCTGACGCTCAGGACCCGTCTTGCCGATGGTCAAGGCGACGCCGCGCTTAAGGTGAGCGCTGTGGAATTGCGGCCGGTATTGTCCCCGCTTCTGTCGTCCGGCGTCTAG
- a CDS encoding SDR family NAD(P)-dependent oxidoreductase, translating to MNKIAMITGGTAGIGLATAKVLGRQGYHIVLNGIDEEQGKAAVAALKSEGIGVDLYLFDVTDENAVLAAFDEIGARFQDLDVLVNNAGGLGGRSRFEGMETDFFRKVMALNLDSVFFVTRSAIPLLKKAGGASIVNFTSNAGWNAGGPGAGVYGTSKAAVTTLTRALAKDLAEYGIRVNAVSPGTIDTDFHANIKASKPEVFASWKDNILMKRLGQPEEVASVIEFLVSDKASFLTGEIIQVNGGQDFL from the coding sequence ATGAACAAGATTGCAATGATCACCGGCGGTACCGCCGGCATCGGCCTTGCCACGGCAAAGGTTCTCGGACGTCAGGGCTATCACATCGTCCTCAACGGCATCGACGAGGAGCAGGGCAAGGCGGCGGTTGCGGCGCTGAAGTCCGAGGGGATCGGTGTCGATCTCTACCTCTTCGACGTGACCGACGAGAACGCCGTCCTTGCCGCCTTTGATGAGATCGGGGCGAGATTTCAGGATCTCGATGTGCTGGTCAACAATGCCGGCGGGCTTGGCGGTCGGAGCCGGTTCGAGGGCATGGAAACGGATTTCTTCCGCAAGGTGATGGCGCTCAATCTCGACAGCGTGTTCTTCGTCACCCGTTCGGCGATCCCGCTTCTCAAGAAGGCCGGGGGCGCCTCGATCGTCAACTTCACCTCCAACGCGGGCTGGAATGCCGGCGGTCCGGGTGCCGGCGTCTATGGAACCTCGAAGGCGGCGGTCACCACGCTCACCCGGGCGCTCGCGAAGGACCTCGCGGAATACGGCATCCGGGTCAACGCCGTCTCTCCCGGCACGATCGACACGGACTTCCACGCCAACATCAAGGCGAGCAAGCCCGAGGTGTTCGCGAGCTGGAAGGACAACATTCTGATGAAGCGGCTTGGCCAGCCCGAGGAAGTTGCCTCGGTCATCGAGTTTCTGGTGAGCGACAAAGCCTCCTTCCTGACCGGTGAGATCATCCAGGTGAACGGCGGCCAGGATTTTCTCTAG
- a CDS encoding cupin domain-containing protein yields the protein MTVQNYFPAAGSELEDIGGGIKRRVTAYADNLMCVEVHFETGAVGALHSHPHEQITYILSGRFEFNIGGTKKILSAGDATYKQPDIEHGAVCLEAGTLLDIFTPCRADFLK from the coding sequence ATGACAGTCCAGAACTATTTCCCTGCAGCGGGAAGCGAACTCGAGGATATCGGCGGCGGCATCAAGCGCAGGGTCACCGCCTATGCCGACAATCTGATGTGCGTCGAGGTGCATTTCGAAACCGGCGCGGTCGGCGCGCTGCACAGCCATCCGCACGAGCAGATCACCTACATCCTGTCGGGTCGGTTCGAATTCAACATCGGCGGGACGAAGAAAATCCTGTCCGCCGGGGATGCCACCTACAAGCAGCCCGACATCGAGCATGGCGCCGTCTGCCTGGAGGCCGGCACGCTTCTCGATATCTTCACGCCCTGCCGGGCTGATTTTCTCAAGTGA